A window from Balaenoptera musculus isolate JJ_BM4_2016_0621 chromosome 8, mBalMus1.pri.v3, whole genome shotgun sequence encodes these proteins:
- the PRSS23 gene encoding serine protease 23, whose product MAGTPGLLRLFLILLCADGQVSPYGAHWKPTWPAYRLPVVLPQSTLNLAKPHFGAEAKLEVSSSCGPQCHKGSPLPTYEEAKQYLSYETLYANGSRTETQVGIYVLRSGEGESSGKSRRKRQIYGYDSRFSIFGKDFLLNYPFSTSVKLSTGCTGTLVAEKHVLTAAHCIHDGKTYVKGTQKLRVGFLKPKFKDGGRGANDSSSAVPEKMKFQWIRVKRTHVPKGWIKGNANDIGMDYDYALLELKKPHKRKFMKIGVSPPAKQLPGGRIHFSGYDNDRPGNLVYRFCDVKDETYDLLYQQCDAQPGASGSGVYVRMWKRQQQKWERKIIGIFSGHQWVDMNGSPQDFNVAVRITPLKYAQICYWIKGNYLDCREG is encoded by the coding sequence ATGGCGGGGACTCCAGGGCTCCTCCgcctcttcctcatcctcctctgTGCTGATGGGCAGGTGAGCCCCTACGGCGCCCACTGGAAACCCACCTGGCCTGCCTACCGCCTCCCCGTGGTCTTACCCCAATCCACCTTAAACTTGGCCAAGCCACACTTTGGGGCCGAAGCCAAATTGGAAGTGTCCTCCTCGTGTGGCCCCCAGTGTCATAAGGGAAGTCCACTGCCCACTTATGAAGAGGCCAAGCAGTACCTGTCCTATGAAACCCTCTATGCCAACGGCAGCCGCACCGAGACACAGGTGGGCATCTATGTCCTCAGAAGTGGTGAGGGTGAGTCTTCGGGAAAGTCTCGAAGGAAGCGGCAGATTTATGGCTACGACAGCAGATTCAGCATTTTTGGGAAGGACTTCCTGCTCAACTACCCGTTCTCAACATCGGTGAAGTTATCAACAGGCTGCACCGGCACCCTGGTGGCGGAGAAGCACGTCCTCACGGCTGCCCACTGCATACACGATGGGAAAACCTACGTGAAAGGAACCCAGAAACTTCGAGTGGGCTTCCTGAAGCCCAAGTTTAAAGATGGTGGTCGAGGGGCCAACGACTCGAGCTCAGCCGTGCCCGAGAAGATGAAATTTCAGTGGATCCGGGTGAAGCGCACCCATGTGCCCAAGGGTTGGATCAAGGGCAATGCCAACGACATTGGCATGGATTATGACTATGCCCTCCTGGAActcaaaaaaccccacaaaagaaAGTTCATGAAGATTGGGGTAAGCCCTCCCGCCAAGCAGCTGCCAGGGGGCAGAATCCACTTCTCCGGTTATGACAATGACCGACCGGGTAACTTGGTATACCGCTTCTGTGATGTCAAAGATGAGACCTATGACCTGCTGTACCAGCAGTGTGACGCCCAGCCCGGGGCCAGCGGGTCCGGGGTCTACGTGAGGATGTGGAAGAGACAGCAGCAGAAGTGGGAGCGAAAAATTATTGGCATCTTTTCCGGGCACCAGTGGGTAGACATGAACGGTTCTCCACAAGATTTCAACGTGGCTGTTAGAATCACCCCTCTCAAATATGCCCAGATTTGCTATTGGATTAAAGGAAACTACCTGGATTGTAGGGAGGGGTGA